A region of Halopiger xanaduensis SH-6 DNA encodes the following proteins:
- a CDS encoding bifunctional metallophosphatase/5'-nucleotidase, which yields MDLDPEYIGAWKRLDGSVRADPDGGADLVCLHVSDLHGQLGPKHHVYYDNPESHPDFDFGDDDRILRRGGGIALLAAKLEEIRSAADETLTLMSGDTFHGSAETTYTEGSAMLEPVNAHVEPDVYVPGNWDFGNESAEDGSLRKLMDELQAQILANNLYESDADELLFDPYTIERGGLDIGIVGMTNVYVDRMAPAFHEGKYRFGKHPTLLEEAARNARDDGADVVLAVTEIGLQWAVQAAKDLEDIDVLFSAHTHEYTHDPILIDETETLVVESGTGDGLGRVDLRVDDDGVAFRHVLYCLAEDHEYTPDPDPAAERTVERVRSPFFGDDISFEQGDGTLERSLDTVVGRTETSLDRQSFLESGWNVLFADALREYFGTELAVTHGFRYGPAIPAGEITLEHLYRAFPMTAPVARGEAYGQQLLNHMEAFLEDNFTPYVYEQEDGRVRNYSSNVEAVVDPTAKRERRLVDLVVDGESVDPEARYSIATFTRPGDPERDLGNCGFPFRDVRVEDGVVPVDVIVDYLEDHSPIKYGETELVRTPDDGGHVQNTPADGPYPYVQPGVDYAGGEKYCETRLIPTSTRFPDAGRNPFR from the coding sequence ATGGACCTCGATCCGGAGTACATCGGTGCGTGGAAGCGACTCGACGGATCGGTCAGAGCCGATCCAGACGGAGGGGCCGACCTCGTCTGTCTCCACGTCAGCGACCTGCACGGCCAGCTCGGTCCCAAGCACCACGTCTACTACGACAATCCCGAATCGCACCCCGACTTCGACTTCGGCGACGATGATCGGATCCTCCGGCGCGGCGGCGGAATCGCGCTGCTGGCAGCGAAACTCGAGGAGATTCGCTCGGCCGCCGACGAGACGCTCACGCTGATGAGCGGCGACACGTTCCACGGGAGCGCCGAGACGACGTACACGGAGGGCAGCGCCATGCTCGAGCCGGTGAACGCACACGTCGAGCCCGATGTGTACGTCCCCGGAAACTGGGACTTCGGAAACGAGAGCGCCGAGGACGGCAGCCTCCGGAAGCTGATGGACGAACTCCAGGCGCAGATACTGGCGAACAACCTCTACGAATCGGACGCCGATGAGTTGCTGTTCGATCCCTATACGATCGAGCGCGGTGGCCTTGACATCGGAATCGTCGGGATGACGAACGTCTACGTCGATCGGATGGCGCCGGCGTTCCACGAGGGGAAGTACCGATTCGGGAAACATCCTACGCTGCTCGAGGAAGCCGCTCGAAACGCGCGCGACGACGGCGCCGACGTCGTTCTCGCGGTCACCGAGATCGGCCTCCAGTGGGCAGTGCAAGCGGCGAAAGACCTCGAGGATATCGACGTCCTGTTCAGCGCACACACCCACGAGTACACCCACGATCCGATTCTGATCGACGAGACGGAGACGCTGGTCGTCGAGTCGGGGACCGGCGACGGACTGGGACGCGTAGACCTCCGCGTCGACGATGACGGCGTCGCGTTCCGCCACGTCCTCTACTGTCTCGCCGAGGACCACGAGTACACGCCCGATCCCGATCCGGCGGCCGAACGGACGGTCGAGCGCGTTCGGTCACCGTTCTTCGGCGACGACATCAGCTTCGAGCAAGGGGACGGCACCCTCGAGCGGTCGCTGGATACGGTCGTCGGTCGAACGGAAACGTCGCTCGACCGCCAGTCGTTCCTCGAGAGCGGGTGGAACGTCCTGTTCGCCGACGCACTGCGGGAGTACTTCGGGACCGAACTGGCGGTCACTCACGGCTTCCGCTACGGACCGGCGATTCCCGCGGGCGAAATCACGCTCGAGCACCTGTACCGAGCGTTCCCGATGACCGCACCGGTAGCCCGCGGCGAAGCGTACGGGCAGCAACTGCTGAATCACATGGAAGCCTTCCTCGAGGACAACTTTACGCCGTACGTCTACGAGCAGGAGGACGGCCGGGTTCGGAACTACTCGTCGAACGTGGAGGCGGTCGTCGATCCGACCGCGAAACGCGAGCGCCGGCTCGTCGATCTCGTCGTCGACGGGGAGTCGGTCGATCCCGAAGCGCGCTACTCGATCGCGACGTTCACCCGACCCGGCGATCCCGAACGGGATCTCGGGAACTGCGGCTTCCCCTTCCGGGACGTCCGCGTCGAGGACGGCGTCGTTCCGGTCGACGTCATCGTCGACTACCTCGAGGATCACTCGCCGATCAAGTACGGAGAGACGGAACTCGTCCGGACGCCTGACGACGGCGGTCACGTCCAGAATACGCCCGCCGACGGCCCCTACCCGTACGTCCAACCCGGGGTCGATTATGCCGGCGGTGAGAAGTACTGCGAAACGCGACTGATCCCCACTAGCACTCGCTTCCCCGATGCTGGTCGAAATCCGTTTCGATAG